The region taaaattaaacgaAGTGCTAGGAGATATGCAGAGCATTGAATTCAATATACCTcaagatgaaattttattaaagcctAATGGGGCACAATCTACAAAAGTACATTTTAAtagctaattataattatatatatatatatatatatatatatatatatatatatatatatatataaatgttcttctatttatcaataattattttattattgcttgcAGATCAAAGTAAAAGTGATACAAATGtgcaaacaaatatttgtagccttaaatataatcttaatagaTATGGTAACAAAATCGAAATGGTGTATGAAGCACATGATCTGTGTTAATCCAGAACAACTTGAACTTGAGATTATATGCGACTCTCATAAAGAGGAACTCGATTTTCAACATATTACAAAGAATTCAACAAAGAGCCTAcctataatatttcataacaaAAACAGTATTGATGTGCCTATTAAGCTTTCTATATTACAtgtgagattatattatatcaagaacACCAAAGTATCATCatcacacatgcacacacacacatatatttatatatatagaggtgaataatatatataaaattgattactatgttcttaattattataggaTGGACCAAAAATGTTTAGCATTGatgatattttcgataaatcaGTAGAGCTACATGAATCTCACGACGAActtaatctaatattaaaatctcacGAAAAGTTTACtgctaatataaaatgtaaacaatctACAGAGATAGGTAAATATCTCCTTTACACAATAGAATGTATACATGTGCCTTTCATTGTTGAAGATATGTGAAATTTTCGTCAAATAGATTCTCCACAAAAACAACTACAGTATTGGAAGAGCAAACtaattatacatgtacaatGTAAGGATAACACCATTCTACTTCAGAAAGAAGTGCCCCTTTATGCACAGATGGGTATCTGTAAAATTCAACTCGTCGATACAGAACTACCTATAATTGTTTCAAGACAGCAAGGCAAATTgctaaatattgttaattcggGGAATGTGGCGACGCATGTATCCGCCACTATCGTGCCTGTTGAAGAGTATCCCAACGCAGCACAGAATTTTACTGTAGAACCGGATAATATGTTCTTACAAGTTGGAGAAAGGAGCTCAttcttaattgtatataaaccACAAGTTACAAATTCTCTAGATAATGAAAGGTGACTATTTCAGTtcatcaatattatacatttatatttttaacttattctgttattatatatttttctgtgcaGATGTGCAAAGATCAAATTAATTGCTGGTAACaatgtttatctttatattgtaaatattgaacaaatattagaattagaaaaggaaaattatttacgttGTCATACACCCAGTAATGCTGTATCTCTAAGTCCTGCAACATCACCACAAAGCGTAACTTCTAGTGGGTCagtttatatttctgtatatataataaaatcatgattCCTCAATAAGCAATCTATAACaaaaccttttttttaatttgtatatagatCCGGACTTTGTGATAGAAATTCACCAATCAGTACAGTATCTGGTGTAACTGTAACAGGAAATACAATTCCAATCAAATCGACACATGCAGCTCTTATATGGAATAGTGTAAAAACAGGAAAAAgtgatattaaagaatttacaaTTCGTAACACGagtaataataagattaaaattcagATAGATATATGGGATGATAACAAAAGTTTTAAGGtatattgctaaaaaaaaaaaaaaaattgtgattaaaGTTTCTATCAATACAAATATCTATGTTATAGTTTCTTGGAGATAGACAAACTGTCAGTACAAGCATAGTATTGGCAATGCATCGTCAAGAGCTTAAAACACTTGCTGTTAGTTTTAGTCCATATCATATAGGTCCAGTAACTGGAAAAATCACTATCAAACATTATACAAGAAATGGTAGTGATTCTCAGCAACACAAAAAAGTGTGTATGATGTGTGAGTTTATGGGATATTTTACAaacttaaaaaagaatattattaaacaatttttattgtaacagATACCTTTGTATGGATATGGTGGGTAtagtaagataaaaatttcaaatatatttaaagatgcaAATGGGAAGATGGGATTATTATCACTTGGTACTTTGTATTCTGAGACAACAGTCTTGACTAAAGAGATTATACTACAAAATATCGGAGACTTACAATTATTtgctaaaatcaaaattataccaAAAGGTttgactaaatttttttttctattttactaacctttacacacacacacacacacatatatgtatatatatatatatatacacacacacacacacacatatatttatgtatttcagATATTTCTGTAACAATGTATTCTAATTGGCATGTAAAGCCCAAAGAATTGATTCTTAATCCTAAAGAGACTCAACGGGTATTAATAGAATTCTACCccaaaaaagaagattttgcGAAATTACAATGTTCAGAGGTATCACATGTTGCAACAGTAAACGTCATGTATGGGGATGAACCAACCCGCTGGCGAATACGCAGGTAAAAGATGAGCGAAAATATCTACAGGAATTGGCATTCGttagcattaatatttattgctaacaaaattatatcgtctattttttctagattgtataataaaataaaagaatcagATAATTCAactgaaaatgaaaatgatgtgttaaaaaatattgtgcattCTATATGTAAAACTTTCCCTGGGGAACAACTAGCTTCTGgtttattatcaattagaGATTCCATTGTAAGTATACAGCTTCTgtgtttttcattattattcatatattaataataataaatatttaaatagcaaaACTTGAATGATCTTTGCACCGGAGTTCATCAGTATGAAATAATGCTTACTGTGGAAGCATGTACTGACGATACTTTGCCTGTTCATTGCGATGCTGATGAATCACAGCTGTTCTATACTTTGAGCGATACTACCCAAATAGATAGTGGAGATGGAGCAAGTTTTTATGCTTCTcagtaagattttttatttatttgcatatgtacatttttctagtatattattattatacaaaatcatataagtaaataatatttgataaaatattatttacttatagcttacacaaatttcttattaaaattatattttatcacatagAACTATGGCAGACTATGACACTCGGCGTCCCAGATCATCGGGAGAACAATTCACTGTAACTCCATCCACCATTATTCTTCATCCTCCAGTAGAAAATGAGGCGACTGTGACTATTCTTAGCTTATTTAAAGCAGCCGAGGCATTCCAAACCAGTCTGTCAAATTCGACTTATTTCAGTGTTGTTCCTACAGAAGGAATGTTACCGAGCAGAAGAAGCTTTCCCTTGAAGATACAATGTTCGCAAAGGATAGAACATAATATG is a window of Cataglyphis hispanica isolate Lineage 1 chromosome 4, ULB_Chis1_1.0, whole genome shotgun sequence DNA encoding:
- the LOC126849059 gene encoding uncharacterized protein LOC126849059 isoform X1 encodes the protein MFTPIKGYGVFSDTILNTPQPQASSTVRRKSPLESKFSNKPCKDEQNVPHEKELAQKEQDSSLGLLCDMSILTNMSVTGNEQKNSTNMDAQLEYARRLLQKCSDTKSSLTIDTNKENNANVQNITGNLSVSNFILSNESDQECNINRLTNEVGETNVTFDPNEITARSSECQMNVNNSAKKQFLLSKSFNGMSFSTDEIMAQVNNDIMKQLNNEDFLSGSKIDEQLSIDEALWQQDRTYGMPGMSTNKQELDLTSFSGIIGQLDLTVESCAGQKLSIGQYFERKSADIGILGNDKQVRQNFDFTLESPKRNNLEPLVESTILPNATATLSTESKEEHTFIANATRNMNKDNIISLSTILDTLQNVDSGTPRRLVDQILMVQKKKKNSLIMQNNAIQKTYVLPSDRKSMLATPTGNFSKFDENILENLSVKLSLDSKTKDIIKSETIKDETVNVKQERSRVLSFASNENTNAVESFTNISKGKMLKEEASDKSATSLFNQDAGIQASNSTLLQNFKLSNDKFTLLSHVPSKVDLENYDESYNDLNIQRKESGVSNNMMDNRIFSMNINTEMQPNLNSNVVIGKNTEQLCNCIIGMTNEVNIELLNHGDRWITYSLKLNEVLGDMQSIEFNIPQDEILLKPNGAQSTKIKVKVIQMCKQIFVALNIILIDMVTKSKWCMKHMICVNPEQLELEIICDSHKEELDFQHITKNSTKSLPIIFHNKNSIDVPIKLSILHDGPKMFSIDDIFDKSVELHESHDELNLILKSHEKFTANIKCKQSTEIDSPQKQLQYWKSKLIIHVQCKDNTILLQKEVPLYAQMGICKIQLVDTELPIIVSRQQGKLLNIVNSGNVATHVSATIVPVEEYPNAAQNFTVEPDNMFLQVGERSSFLIVYKPQVTNSLDNERCAKIKLIAGNNVYLYIVNIEQILELEKENYLRCHTPSNAVSLSPATSPQSVTSSGSGLCDRNSPISTVSGVTVTGNTIPIKSTHAALIWNSVKTGKSDIKEFTIRNTSNNKIKIQIDIWDDNKSFKFLGDRQTVSTSIVLAMHRQELKTLAVSFSPYHIGPVTGKITIKHYTRNGSDSQQHKKIPLYGYGGYSKIKISNIFKDANGKMGLLSLGTLYSETTVLTKEIILQNIGDLQLFAKIKIIPKDISVTMYSNWHVKPKELILNPKETQRVLIEFYPKKEDFAKLQCSEVSHVATVNVMYGDEPTRWRIRRLYNKIKESDNSTENENDVLKNIVHSICKTFPGEQLASGLLSIRDSIQNLNDLCTGVHQYEIMLTVEACTDDTLPVHCDADESQLFYTLSDTTQIDSGDGASFYASQTMADYDTRRPRSSGEQFTVTPSTIILHPPVENEATVTILSLFKAAEAFQTSLSNSTYFSVVPTEGMLPSRRSFPLKIQCSQRIEHNMQAILEIYTENNKQDVLIKAIRRP
- the LOC126849059 gene encoding uncharacterized protein LOC126849059 isoform X2 — protein: MFTPIKGYGVFSDTILNTPQPQASSTVRRKSPLESKFSNKPCKDEQNVPHEKELAQKEQDSSLGLLCDMSILTNMSVTGNEQKNSTNMDAQLEYARRLLQKCSDTKSSLTIDTNKENNANVQNITGNLSVSNFILSNESDQECNINRLTNEVGETNVTFDPNEITARSSECQMNVNNSAKKQFLLSKSFNGMSFSTDEIMAQVNNDIMKQLNNEDFLSGSKIDEQLSIDEALWQQDRTYGMPGMSTNKQELDLTSFSGIIGQLDLTVESCAGQKLSIGQYFERKSADIGILGNDKQVRQNFDFTLESPKRNNLEPLVESTILPNATATLSTESKEEHTFIANATRNMNKDNIISLSTILDTLQNVDSGTPRRLVDQILMVQKKKKNSLIMQNNAIQKTYVLPSDRKSMLATPTGNFSKFDENILENLSVKLSLDSKTKDIIKSETIKDETVNVKQERSRVLSFASNENTNAVESFTNISKGKMLKEEASDKSATSLFNQDAGNVVIGKNTEQLCNCIIGMTNEVNIELLNHGDRWITYSLKLNEVLGDMQSIEFNIPQDEILLKPNGAQSTKIKVKVIQMCKQIFVALNIILIDMVTKSKWCMKHMICVNPEQLELEIICDSHKEELDFQHITKNSTKSLPIIFHNKNSIDVPIKLSILHDGPKMFSIDDIFDKSVELHESHDELNLILKSHEKFTANIKCKQSTEIDSPQKQLQYWKSKLIIHVQCKDNTILLQKEVPLYAQMGICKIQLVDTELPIIVSRQQGKLLNIVNSGNVATHVSATIVPVEEYPNAAQNFTVEPDNMFLQVGERSSFLIVYKPQVTNSLDNERCAKIKLIAGNNVYLYIVNIEQILELEKENYLRCHTPSNAVSLSPATSPQSVTSSGSGLCDRNSPISTVSGVTVTGNTIPIKSTHAALIWNSVKTGKSDIKEFTIRNTSNNKIKIQIDIWDDNKSFKFLGDRQTVSTSIVLAMHRQELKTLAVSFSPYHIGPVTGKITIKHYTRNGSDSQQHKKIPLYGYGGYSKIKISNIFKDANGKMGLLSLGTLYSETTVLTKEIILQNIGDLQLFAKIKIIPKDISVTMYSNWHVKPKELILNPKETQRVLIEFYPKKEDFAKLQCSEVSHVATVNVMYGDEPTRWRIRRLYNKIKESDNSTENENDVLKNIVHSICKTFPGEQLASGLLSIRDSIQNLNDLCTGVHQYEIMLTVEACTDDTLPVHCDADESQLFYTLSDTTQIDSGDGASFYASQTMADYDTRRPRSSGEQFTVTPSTIILHPPVENEATVTILSLFKAAEAFQTSLSNSTYFSVVPTEGMLPSRRSFPLKIQCSQRIEHNMQAILEIYTENNKQDVLIKAIRRP